From the genome of Epinephelus lanceolatus isolate andai-2023 chromosome 23, ASM4190304v1, whole genome shotgun sequence, one region includes:
- the LOC117249386 gene encoding sodium- and chloride-dependent betaine transporter-like isoform X1 — MTEETARGDPAGGSGPDTGATEKGDEPRGKWANKWEFILAMTGQMINLRTTWRFPFVCYRNGGGVGIASQVILAYLNICHIVTMAWALVYLYYSFKSTLHWSTCDNQWNSAACHRGPHFWSSYNLTSLDDYTDDYSAEFENERRTSEQEFWLF, encoded by the exons AtgactgaggaaacagctagaGGGGATCCTGCTGGAGGCTCTGGGCCAGATACAGGGGCGACTGAGAAAGGGGATGAGCCGAGAGGGAAATGGGCCAACAAATGGGAGTTCATCCTCGCCATGACTGGACAGATGATTAACCTCAGGACTACTTGGCGTTTCCCCTTTGTCTGCTACAGAAATGGAGGAG GGGTAGGGATTGCGTCCCAAGTGATTCTGGCCTACCTGAACATCTGCCACATTGTCACCATGGCCTGGGCTCTCGTCTACCTGTATTACTCCTTTAAAAGCACGCTGCACTGGTCGACGTGTGACAACCAGTGGAACAGTG CTGCATGTCACAGGGGCCCCCATTTTTGGTCGAGCTACAACCTCACTTCACTTGATGATTACACTGACGATTACAGTGCTGA GTTTGAGAACGAGAGGAGGACATCTGAACAGGAGTTCTGGct GTTCTGA
- the LOC117249386 gene encoding sodium- and chloride-dependent betaine transporter-like isoform X2 has product MTEETARGDPAGGSGPDTGATEKGDEPRGKWANKWEFILAMTGQMINLRTTWRFPFVCYRNGGGVGIASQVILAYLNICHIVTMAWALVYLYYSFKSTLHWSTCDNQWNSAACHRGPHFWSSYNLTSLDDYTDDYSAEFENERRTSEQEFWL; this is encoded by the exons AtgactgaggaaacagctagaGGGGATCCTGCTGGAGGCTCTGGGCCAGATACAGGGGCGACTGAGAAAGGGGATGAGCCGAGAGGGAAATGGGCCAACAAATGGGAGTTCATCCTCGCCATGACTGGACAGATGATTAACCTCAGGACTACTTGGCGTTTCCCCTTTGTCTGCTACAGAAATGGAGGAG GGGTAGGGATTGCGTCCCAAGTGATTCTGGCCTACCTGAACATCTGCCACATTGTCACCATGGCCTGGGCTCTCGTCTACCTGTATTACTCCTTTAAAAGCACGCTGCACTGGTCGACGTGTGACAACCAGTGGAACAGTG CTGCATGTCACAGGGGCCCCCATTTTTGGTCGAGCTACAACCTCACTTCACTTGATGATTACACTGACGATTACAGTGCTGA GTTTGAGAACGAGAGGAGGACATCTGAACAGGAGTTCTGGctgtga